Proteins co-encoded in one Amaranthus tricolor cultivar Red isolate AtriRed21 chromosome 7, ASM2621246v1, whole genome shotgun sequence genomic window:
- the LOC130818718 gene encoding uncharacterized protein LOC130818718, whose product MKFVDWYVKIAVVSAMIGASMELFMIKTGFYEKVTVLESEKRAWENSPEAEAIREALNPWRNIDSKKDKAQ is encoded by the exons ATGAAATTTGTGGATTGGTATGTAAAGATTGCAGTGGTTTCTGCCATGATTGGAGCTTCTATGGAGCTATTCATGATTAAAACTGGTTTCT ATGAAAAGGTAACTGTTTTGGAGTCTGAGAAGCGAGCGTGGGAGAATTCACCTGAAGCTGAGGCTATAAGAGAGGCTCTTAATCCTTGGAGAAATATAGATTCCAAAAAAGATAAAGCTCAGTAA